CAGCGTTATTGAGGCAACGACATTCCAGCCTTCAGCACTTAACGACGCCTGGCGTGACGGGGCCCCGATcccggtcactgtgtgtctgggcaacGCTAGGTTGGGATCTCCAGGCGCTGCCTTAGTGCCCTGCAGCTGGagttcaggggagctggggcaggcggtGTGTCTGGATCAGTTGGAGCAGGAAATGGCGGCCCGGACAGTGGCTGACGTGCTGTCCCCCCGGTGCAGCgttccccagctccccaggccGGGTTGTGCTCTGTGCCCAGCCTTGCCCACGTTGGGATGAAGGTTCTGCCCCTTGGGTCGCACTGCCAGGCCAGAATCGTTCCCTCCCACCTGGCGCGCAGTCCGTCAGCCTGGATGCTGCTACAgacccctgagccctgctgcacgaGCCTGGCTTTGTCTTAAGCAACTGCAGCCCCCTGGTGAAATCCCCCCCCCTTCCTCGGTGGCTGGGCTCCCACCAGCATCAGCACGACGATTTATTGACCAACTACCTGACCCCAGCCCCCACTACCCTCCCAGGCACGTATAGAGAGAAGCAGGTGCCGGCGTCCGGAgctcactctgctcccagctctgcaggaatCCAGGAGGGCACATGCCAGCCCCTGTCTGAACCCCACGGGGCGCCGGTCTCCATggaccagctctgccccccagcatgGCTCTTCTCCCcgcagctccagctgggcagggggctgttaGTACAGCCAGAGCCACCGCCAAGCCTGCTGCTCAAGGGGCTACCATAGGGACCGGGAAGCTCATGGGGAAGGGGGATCTGAGTGGGGCTGGGACGCTGCCGTCAGGCGACAGGCCGGGCTTGGAGCCCGGGGCAGCCTGAGCACAGGGGGATCTGCTAcccaggggttctgggggtgttTGGCTCCGGCCCAGCAGCGCCCCCTCCTGGAGGTGGCAGGCCGGCTGTGACGGGCGCGTGTCCCCACAGGGCCGAGCGAGAGGAAGATGCTGCTGcatatctactaatgtgatatctgccaccatgtgccagcaatgcccgtctgccatgtacattggccaaaccggacagtctctacataaaagaataaatggacacaaatcagatgtcaagaattgtaacattcaaaaaccagttggagaacacttcaatctccctggtcactcgattacagacctaaagtggcaattcttcaacaaaaaaacttcaaaaacagactccaacaagagactgctgaattggaattagtttgcaaactggatacaattaatttaggcttgaataaagactgggagtggatgtgtcattacacaaagtaaaactatttccccatgtttatttctccctcccccgcctcctcagacattcttgtcaactgctggaaatggtccaccttgattatcactacaaaaggttttttcctcacTCCCGCCctcaactctcctgctggtaatagctcatcttacctgatccactaacatccattgtttcatgttctctgtgtatataaatctccctactgtattttccactgaatgcatccgatgaagtgagctgtagctcacgaaagcttgtgctcaaataaacttattagtctctaaggtgccacaagaactccttttcttcttgctggTCTGGGGAATCCCTGATGCAGCTGAGAACCGAGGGGGTGGAAACACAGGCCTGGAAAATTAACAACGGAGACATGCTGACTAACATGCCCCCTGGCCTGGCGCCCAGGGCTGGAACTGCCCCTGCAGAGCTGGAGATGTCCTCTGCTCCCATCCAGCCCATCCCTCCACGAGGCAGGGCTGGGTTGTCCCCTGCTGCCCGTTCCCCAGAGTCCTAGTGTTCATCGGCCCAAGGGATGaggcccctggccctgcccacgaGGAGCCGATCCCAGAGTGTCACACACCCTCGGCCCAGGCCGtgtcccctgccagcccagctccatccgAACTGCTCTGGGGCACCCAAGAGCCAGAAAGtgccagctcccagcatgcagaGGGGCAGCGAGCTCAggcggtgtggggagggaaggagaaagggggctggggtggtggagagcagggacagaggggtggggtgggggaagcagtaaCAACACTAGCTGGTTCCTGGCTCACACCAAGGCCCTGTTAGGAAGATTTGTGCTGGGAATGTCCCTGCAGCCTAGAAATCGCCCCCTGGATCGGAGCagggcccatctaccccggtgTCCCGGCTCCAGCaacggccagtgccagatgctccagagggagCTGCCAGACACCCCCTTGTGGCCCATGATGGAATAACCCAGTCACAGGGGAATTTCCTTTCTATTCCCCCCAAGTAGTGGCCCCAAGCCCCGGGGCAGGAACCCATCCAGTCCCACCCACTGTGACGCTGGCTGTCCTCGTTCTCCATAGAAACCTCTGATCCGTTGCTGGATCCTGCTCTTGGCCCAGTGACAgccagtggcagggagttcccCAGGCTGATTGTGCCCAATGAGCCTTTTCTCAGGTCAGATGTTCTGACCTTCCAGTTTCTGGGGCACTGGACTCCATCCTGGTCCCCCCACCTCTGAAAGGATCtggcagaggagcaggggggtCAGCAGTGGGAGGCCAGAAGGATCAGGGGCCTCCCATACGCAGACACAGCAGAAAGGCTGCAGAGCGGAGGGGACAGGCGGGAGGGATGCAAATGAccggagggggcagagcagacaGACGGGCGCTGAGCCACACAACCTGGGCGGGAGCTTCCCCAGCCCGGGCTGAGTTCGGAGCACCAGCCCCACCCGCCATCTCCAGCCCAGCCCTTGCttggcctccctccagcctggcctgGCTCCCCGTTCAACCCTTTGCTGCCAGCAGCGGGTGCTGCTGCGGGGGCGAGCAGGCTCCCGGCCAGGCCTCTCTCCAGCCCCATCACATTTAATGCAGGGCTGCGCGTCCCCCCTGCGCCGTGCATGGCCTTTgctggcccccaccccaccccattgccGTGGCCCCGACCCCACTCAGAGCACCAGccctgggcccgatcctgctgcgtgggctggggcaggtggggggcaccCACATTAATCGagccctttctcccctcccctgcatggCAGAGGCTGTCCCCACATTGTCTCACGCCGACAGTGGGGGGCCCGGCCCCCAAAAAGCAGGGTCCCGCTGAGGACCCCAGTGCCCTACGTCATCCTCCACCACACGGCAGGGAATCGCTGCTACACACCAGCCTCCTGCAGCCGGCAGGTCGGGGGCATCCAGAATTACCACATGGACTACCAGCGCTGGCCCGACATCGGCTACACGTGAGTgcggcagggtggggtgggggcctcCCCAGAGCTGAGGGGCAGATTCGGGGCTACTGCCCCCAAGCAGCCACAGGGGGACAGCAGTAACCACACTCAGGGGTAGAGGCAGGGTGGGTGGCTGAAAagtgggaatgggggaggggtgcaccCAGCACCTCAGCTGTGGGAGAGAGGTGGTGAGGGGGCACAGAGTgcccctggcagggggaaggTGAAATAGGGGTTATACAGAGCCCCTTCCATTGGAGGGGAAGCACCCTGTGAAGGGGGGGCTGAGGGATgatggggagcctggggaggtGCTGACACTTGGAAGTGGGGAACCAGATCTAGGCTGGGAAGGGCCAACCCAGTAGTTCCTGATCCTGTTTCTCAGGCAGTTCCTTGGCGGCTGGCACCCTGTGTGCCCCCGCAAGCCCTGCCCAAGTGCTGGTGCAAtgtcccaccccccgccccaccccagcagctgccGCAcatgctcctgcccctcccctaggCTGGGAAATGGGACCAGGCTAGGCTGGGGCCTGTTTCCCAGGGGCCGGCCCAGCCTCAAGCTCTGTGATGGCTGCTCGAGACCCTCCCCCGCATCCTGCTATCACCCCCAtgaggcactgggggtgggggggcagatggAAAACATGGCGGGTGCAGAGATGTGTTtgcacccacagctctgcccgccctgcctgccctggagggggatgaggggcacagagcccctggcagggggaaatggggggaggggggggctgagggagtcCCTGAAGAgcgggggatgggaagggggcagTCACGGAGCTGGTTGGGGGATGGAGGGCCGCAGGGAGCCCCTGGGTTGTGCCACGAGTTCGGCCGACAGACACCGCATGGCCTGCGCCCTCCTCATCTGTGACACCGCCCCATGCTGGCGTCCTCGACGCCTTTCCCTGCGGCCAGCCTGACAGCCCAGAACGAAAACCTGGCTGGAGATTTTtctctgtgaaatgttttgagatGGTGACGTCGGGGGATGGAAACTCAGCTGGGAATTTCCTGCTGGGCAGCGGGTTCCTGCACTGTTCTCCTGCCCCACATCGGCGCCTGCTACAGCCCTCACTTGCCCCCCGGCTCTGTCCAGGAGGGACCCAGGGCTGCTTCCATAAGGGGTGTTACACACAGCGCCACCTAATGGCCAAAGAGTGCAATACAGGTTAGCCCCCCCAGTCCAGTCCCTTTCCTCAGTGGGTCTTTAGCTGCATGGCAGAGGATTGAGCTTCTAGCTCCAAAGGTCCCCGATTCAAACCCGGGCAGGGTCAGCGACGACTCTGGGGGAGCTGCCAGGAgcgatggggaggggagggtgcagcCGACGTGCCCGTGAGGGTCTCACACTGTGCTCTGCCTGCAGCTTCCTGATCGGCGAGGACGGCAGAGTTTACAAGGGCAGAGGCTGGAGAACGAGACGGGCCCATGCCAGAAACTGGAGCCATAAGTCGCTGGGAATCAGCTTCATGGGCAACTTCTCCAATACGTGGGTCCCATCTGTACAGATTTccctgctagggttgccaggtgcccggTTGAAGAGGGACAATGGCAGctttggtcagcactgctgactgggccattaaaagtccagttgacgCAGGGCTGGCAagctccctacccggctctgtgcggctcccaggagccagctggCATGTCCTTCCAGCTTGGGGGCAGCCacggggctctgcacgctgcacCCACTCCAAGCTCtggctttgcagctcccattggctgcagttcgtggccaatggcagctgaggagctggtgcttggggtggggacaaCATGTGGAGCCCCGTGGCTGTGCCCGAGACGGGGGGACATGTCGCCGCTTACCGGGATCTGCCTGAGGACAGCACcccctggagcctgaaccccgaatcccttcccacacccctgccccagcttagaACCCGCttccacaccctaactccctcctagagcctgcacctcacacctcctccctcacctcaaccccctgctccagtcctgagtcccctcccacactctgaacccctcggccacagcccagagcctcctcctgcaccccaaactgctcatccctggctccaccccagagcccaagcccTAAGCCCGAGCCCTCACACTCCCCgcccctcaactccctgccccagcccagtgaaaatgagcgatgagcgagggtgagggagagagagcgaaagagggagaggggatggagtgagtgggggaggggcctcagaaaaggggcggggcaggggcggggcctcggggcaaggatgttcagttttctgGAATTGAAAAGTTGGCAATTTTTCCCTGCTAGGCCCTGCCGGGAGCTGGGAATCCCGTCTGCAGGGCTCCCGCCATACACCTGTGCTCCCCTGCTGACCTGACACCTGGGACAGGGGGTTCTGCTGCAGGGACCATTTCCGGTGATGTAGGAATTGGTGACTAATGACGAGGGGTCACTGCTGTAGAGCGACCTGGCTGGCTGTGAGCAAACAAGGTGGGGGTTTAATCCAGCCAAGCAGAAGGGCCGGGATCCGGCCCAAGAACCTCAGGCCAGACCTACGGCCTGGAGCCTGGAAAGCAGCAACCCAGAAAAGATCTAGTGCCAGGGAAagcagctgagcaggagcagCCCATAGGACCCTGGAGCTGTAGTGACCTTTGGCGGtacagggagggggagagcgagtaggagcaggtggggggggcggtCACCTGTGTACGGCATCACGAGGCCCGTCACTGGATcccctggctggctctgggggccCAGGGGAGTTTGCTCCACTGGCTAATCACCCTCCCTGTTCGACATTTGGACTGGGGACCctgtctggcttcagctctcGGCCCCTGGCTCCTCTTCTGCCTTTCTCCGCGCAGCTAACGCACCCGCCAGGTCCTGTATTTCCTCCCCGGGTGATCACCTGGATGGGCTGAGCTCTGCCTGTCCCGCCCTGGCAGCCATTTCTCCAGCCCACAAATTGTGTTTGTGGCTCTTTTTCCACGTCCCTTTTATCACATGGGCCCCAGAACCGGGCGCAGGATCCAGCATCCGTCTCCCGACGGCCGGACACAGGGGGAAAATCCCCTccctagcccccactcccctgtttGTCCTGCTCAGGATCCCATGAGCCCTGCATGTCCTCGCGTCGCCCTGGGAGCTCGGGTGTGGCTTGTGACCCCTAGATCCCCGCTCTCCAGGGTTCAGCCCCTAGGCTGGAGGTGGGGCCTGCTGTGCAACCGATGTGGTCTACCAGTGACAGGAATGATCCATGCCTAGTGTGACTTTCTTGACtatactaaatatttgttccccagggaGATACCTATAAGCAGTAATCAAGGCACTCCTCAacgttctctttgttaagctgaatAGATTGAGTttcttgagtctctcactataagacatggtttctaatcctttaatcattctcaggactcttctctgaaccttctgcaatttatcaacatttgtCTTGCATTGTGGGCACCggaactggacccaggatcccagcagttggtcacaccagtgccaaatactccCACTCCAGATTCTTCTGTTATTTATCCCAGGATCACatgagctcttttggccacagcgccacactgggagctcctgttcagctgattctccaccaggactcccaagtccttttcagagtctctgcttcccaggacagagtcccctgTCCTGTTCCTAGATGTATTTATTTACAATGAGCCATATGAAAACACATACTGtttccttgccccccccccgcagtttaccaagcgattcagatcgctctgtatcagtgacttgtcctcttcattatttaccactcaccCAATtctt
This is a stretch of genomic DNA from Chelonia mydas isolate rCheMyd1 chromosome 23, rCheMyd1.pri.v2, whole genome shotgun sequence. It encodes these proteins:
- the LOC119564341 gene encoding peptidoglycan-recognition protein SC2-like produces the protein MPSEGRGCPHIVSRRQWGARPPKSRVPLRTPVPYVILHHTAGNRCYTPASCSRQVGGIQNYHMDYQRWPDIGYTFLIGEDGRVYKGRGWRTRRAHARNWSHKSLGISFMGNFSNTWVPSVQISLLGLPGARLKRDNGSFGGETPASASQSVVERLHEADRGIISNAITVLRDILAGMDRQSASPVAMQVAEKLLPFFHDVRPGGPQHTLQATDV